The window TAATGATGCCATGGCTGGACTTAATCAGGATCTTGAAGTCAGAATTTTTATTAAAATTTTAAAGGGCGGTGATATTCGAGATATTTCCTTTGAGACCCGGTCTGGAAACAATTATCTGGATGAATCTGCTAAAAAGGCTGTACAAAGGGCGAATCCCCTGCCGGAACTGCCCAAGGGAATGTCCTCCTACGAACTGGTACTGGGGTTTTCCCCCCGGGGGCTTAAATAGTTTTGAGCTCAAAGTTACCCATCTGTAATATTACAGAAAAATTTACAATTTGCATAAGCTTTAGTATACTTGCTATTATATATTTTTTCCGGCGCTTTGCATCTGGACAACGTTGAGTCTAAACATGGGTTTTTCTTCAGGCATTAACCATCATAGAATATTAAACCCAAGATATTAAACAGGTGATCAAATGAAACATAGCCAATATTTCCATACACTGTTCAAGACAGTGCGTGCATGGGCTATTATTGCTCTTGTGTCTGTCCCTTCCCTGGCAAAAGGTTATGACTATATCAGCATTTCAAATCCTTTTATGAATAAAACCCCTGTGGCAGTAACTTCGTTCAAGGCTTTCAGCGGCCATGAGACTGAGGTGGCCGCAGGTGTTCAGGCAGAACAGATCCTGAAATCTGGGCTTGATTTCACGGGATATCTGAAAATTATGGACCCCAAAGCCTTTTTATCTAATCCTTCAAAATCCGGTATTCAACTGGGCCAGATTAATTTCAAGGACTGGACAGGAATCGGGGCTGAACTTCTTGTCACAGGCGGAGTAGAAGAACGTGCCGGCCAGGTCAAGCTTCAGCTTCGCCTCATGGATACCTTTAATACAAAGCTTTTGGTGGGAAAAGTATATAGTGGGCCGGCCTCCCAGATTCGGGAAATGGTTCTCAGGTTTTGTGCTGAAGTGGCTAAAGTTCTGACCGGAAATTACGGGGTTTTCGGATCAAAAATAGCTTTTGTTTCCACTGTCAACGGAAATAAAGAGATCTATTCCTGCGATTTTGACGGATTTAATCCCAGGCAGATGACCAACCACAAAAGTATTTCATTGTCCCCGGCCTGGTCCAGTGACGGCCAGTGGCTGGCCTATGTCTCCTACGTCAAGGGAAAGCCTGATATCTACATAAAAAATTTTAAAGAGAATCTGGGTGCCATCGTTAATTATAAGGGAATTAATATCTGTCCGGACTGGATGCCCGGAAAGCTCACCCTTGCGGCAACGCTCAGTCGTTCAGGAAATCAGGAAATATATTTGTTGACCCGCAAAGGAGAAATTATTAAAAGAGTTACAAACAGCTGGGGAGCCAATGTGTCGCCTAAATTTTCCCCGGATGGCAGAAAGATCGCCTTTACCTCATCCCGGACCGGTAATCCCCAGATATATATTCAAAGTCTGGATTCGGAAGAGGCCCAGCGCGTTACTTTTATCGGAAAATATAATACCAGCCCAGCATGGTCACCGGACGGAAAAAAGATTGCTTACGTGGGGATTGAAAATGATAAAATCAACATTTTAGTGATATCTGTTGATCCCTATATTGGTACGCCGGTCCAGTTGACTGCAGACCAGGGAGATAACGAAGATCCCAGCTGGTCACCTGACAGCAGTCTGATTGTATTTAAATCCACAAGGAATGGGGGACGGGCTCATTTGTTCGTCATGACCGCAGCCGGTACGGATCAGCGACAGCTACTTTCCATGGCCGGAGTACAGAGTGAACCAGACTGGTCCGGTGATACAGGGGATAGTAACTGAGTCAAAAAATTAACTTAACGCTTAAACAAAACCCCGTGTTTGGATGAAAGGTTCCCCTGATGCAAGGCGCAAGAATATGTACAACCCAAAGCAAATTTGCGTATGCGGGGCGTGCACATCTTCTTGCAACCAAGCCCATGGGTCTTTACGTTCAAGCACTAACTATGCATGTTAAAGTATAAATATCAAAAAGGAGAAATTCGATGAAAAGACAATTGTTGATGACGTTGATGGTTGCAGGGCTGGTTGCAGGAGTTTTAACCCTATCCTCCTGTTCAAAGCCCCAGGTAGCTGATCCTGGTCAGATAGATCAGGATCTAAGCCAGGTGACCCAGGAACAAGTCGGGGAGACGGATGCTGAAATGCAAGCCCGTCTTGAGGCCGAAAGAATTAAAGCCCAGCAGATTGAAGAAGAGCGGCTGGCCCGAATTGCTGAAGCCAAGTCCCGGTTTCTGAATCAAAACGTTTTATTTGACTATGACAGTTCCGAACTTACCGATCAGGCCAAGACTCTGCTGCGGGAAAAAGCGGATTGGCTGCAGGCCAATTCTTCCCTGACCGTTATGATTGAGGGGCATTGTGACGAACGTGGTACCACTGTTTA is drawn from uncultured Desulfobacter sp. and contains these coding sequences:
- the tolB gene encoding Tol-Pal system beta propeller repeat protein TolB; the encoded protein is MKHSQYFHTLFKTVRAWAIIALVSVPSLAKGYDYISISNPFMNKTPVAVTSFKAFSGHETEVAAGVQAEQILKSGLDFTGYLKIMDPKAFLSNPSKSGIQLGQINFKDWTGIGAELLVTGGVEERAGQVKLQLRLMDTFNTKLLVGKVYSGPASQIREMVLRFCAEVAKVLTGNYGVFGSKIAFVSTVNGNKEIYSCDFDGFNPRQMTNHKSISLSPAWSSDGQWLAYVSYVKGKPDIYIKNFKENLGAIVNYKGINICPDWMPGKLTLAATLSRSGNQEIYLLTRKGEIIKRVTNSWGANVSPKFSPDGRKIAFTSSRTGNPQIYIQSLDSEEAQRVTFIGKYNTSPAWSPDGKKIAYVGIENDKINILVISVDPYIGTPVQLTADQGDNEDPSWSPDSSLIVFKSTRNGGRAHLFVMTAAGTDQRQLLSMAGVQSEPDWSGDTGDSN
- the pal gene encoding peptidoglycan-associated lipoprotein Pal, which codes for MKRQLLMTLMVAGLVAGVLTLSSCSKPQVADPGQIDQDLSQVTQEQVGETDAEMQARLEAERIKAQQIEEERLARIAEAKSRFLNQNVLFDYDSSELTDQAKTLLREKADWLQANSSLTVMIEGHCDERGTTVYNLALGERRANTAKNYLVDLGVLESRLGTVSYGEEKPLNPARTEEAYRVNRRAQFVIK